One Streptosporangium becharense genomic window, GTCTTCGGGCTCTCCTTCTCGACCGAGCTCGGATACACCAACATGCTGACCGCGCTCGATCTGGCGGGCATCCCGCTGTTGGCGTCCGACCGCGGTGACGACGACCCGATCGTCCTGGCCGGCGGTCACGCGGCGTTCAACCCCGAGCCGATCGCGGACTTCCTCGACGCCGCCGTCCTCGGTGACGGCGAGCAGATCGCCATCGCGATCACCGAGGTCATCCGCGAGTGGAAAGGCGAGGGCTCGCCCGGCGGTCGCGACGAGCTGCTGATGCGGCTGGCCGAGTCCGGCGGGGTCTACGTGCCCAGGTTCTACGACGTCGACTACCACCCCGACGGGCGTATCCGCCGGGTGGCGCCCAACCGGTCGGGCGTGCCGTGGCGGATCCACAAGCACACGGTCATGGATCTGGACGAGTGGCCCTACCCGAAGAAGCCGCTGGTCCCGTTGGCCGAGACCGTGCACGAGCGGTTCAGCGTGGAGATCTTCCGCGGCTGCACCCGCGGCTGCCGCTTCTGCCAGGCCGGGATGATCACGCGTCCGGTCCGTGAGCGCTCGATCACCACGGTCGGCGACATGGTCGAGGCGGGCGTCAAGGCGTCCGGCTTCAACGAGGTCGGCCTGCTGTCGCTCTCGTCGGCCGACCACTCCGAGATCGGCGACATCGCCAAGGGCCTGGCCGACCGTTACGAGGGCACCAACACCTCGCTGTCGCTGCCCTCGACCCGGGTCGACGCCTTCAACATCGACCTGGCCAACGAGTTCTCCCGCAACGGCCGCCGCTCGGGTCTGACGTTCGCCCCGGAGGGCGGCTCCGAGCGGATGCGCAAGGTGATCAACAAGATGGTCACCGAGGAGGATCTCATCCGGACGGTCACCACGGCCTACACCCAGGGCTGGCGGCAGGTGAAGCTCTACTTCATGTGCGGCCTGCCCACCGAGGAGGACGCCGACGTCCTCGGCATCGCCGACCTGGCCAAGAAGGTCATCAAGGCGGGCCGTGAGGCCACCGGATCGCGCGACGTCCGCTGCACGGTCTCCATCGGCGGGTTCGTGCCCAAGCCGCACACCCCGTTCCAGTGGGCGGCCCAGGCCGACCACGAGACGGTCGACCGCAGGCTCAAGGCGTTGAAGGACGCCCTGCGCGGTGACAAGGAGTACGGCCGCGCCATCGGCCTGCGCTATCACGACGGCAAGCCTTCGATCGTGGAGGGCCTGCTCTCCCGGGGCGACCGCCGGGTCGGCGCGGTCATCCGCGCGGTGTGGGAGGACGGCGGCCGGTTCGACGGCTGGAGTGAGCACTTCTCCTACCAGCGCTGGATGGACGCCGCCGAGAAGGCGGGCGTCGACGTCGACTGGTACACCACCCGCGAGCGTGAGGAGAACGAGGTCCTGCCCTGGGACCACCTCGACGCCGGCCTCGACCGCGAGTGGCTCTGGCAGGACTGGCAGGACGCGATCAACGACGTCGAGGTCGAAGACTGCCGCTGGACCCCGTGCTACGACTGCGGTGTCTGCCCCACGATGGGCACCGAGATCCAGATCGGGCCGACGGGGAAGAAGCTGCTGCCACTGACGGTTGTCTGAGACGGGCGGTGCGTGAGCGCCGCCCGGCCGAAACGACCACCACGACTTGGAAGGACGACACCACCCTGAAACCCGTTCCCGACGGGCCGCCGCCCGCGCTCGCGGTGCAGCGTCTCCGCGTGCGCTACACCAAGCGGGGCCGCCTGCGCTTCACCAGCCACCGCGACATCTCCCGAGCCGTGGAACGCGCGCTGCGGCGAGCGGATGTCCCGGTGGCCTTCAGCGCGGGTTTCTCGCCGCACCCGAAGATCTCCTATGTGGGGGCGGCCGCCCCCACCGGAGTGGCCAGCGAGGCCGAGTACCTCGAGATCAGCGTGACGCGTGAGTGCGATCCGGAGCAGGTCCGGGCCGCGCTGGACGCCTCGCTGCCGGCCGGCCTCGACGTCGTCGACGTCGTCGAGGCGGGGGCGGGGAGTCTGGCCGACCGCCTGGAGTGCTCGGCGTGGGAACTGCGGCTGCCGGGAGCCGATCCGGCCGTCGCCGGGACGGCGGTCGAGAGGTTCCTCGCCGCCGACCACGTCGAGGTCGAGCGGCTCACGAAGAAGGGGATGCGCCGCTTCGACGC contains:
- a CDS encoding TIGR03960 family B12-binding radical SAM protein; the encoded protein is MSVESLFPRLEALLPKVQKPIQYVGGELNSTVKDWDEATVRWALMYPDAYEVGLPNQGVQILYEILNELPETLAERTYAVWPDLEALMRSEGVPQFTVDAHRPVRAFDVFGLSFSTELGYTNMLTALDLAGIPLLASDRGDDDPIVLAGGHAAFNPEPIADFLDAAVLGDGEQIAIAITEVIREWKGEGSPGGRDELLMRLAESGGVYVPRFYDVDYHPDGRIRRVAPNRSGVPWRIHKHTVMDLDEWPYPKKPLVPLAETVHERFSVEIFRGCTRGCRFCQAGMITRPVRERSITTVGDMVEAGVKASGFNEVGLLSLSSADHSEIGDIAKGLADRYEGTNTSLSLPSTRVDAFNIDLANEFSRNGRRSGLTFAPEGGSERMRKVINKMVTEEDLIRTVTTAYTQGWRQVKLYFMCGLPTEEDADVLGIADLAKKVIKAGREATGSRDVRCTVSIGGFVPKPHTPFQWAAQADHETVDRRLKALKDALRGDKEYGRAIGLRYHDGKPSIVEGLLSRGDRRVGAVIRAVWEDGGRFDGWSEHFSYQRWMDAAEKAGVDVDWYTTREREENEVLPWDHLDAGLDREWLWQDWQDAINDVEVEDCRWTPCYDCGVCPTMGTEIQIGPTGKKLLPLTVV
- a CDS encoding TIGR03936 family radical SAM-associated protein; this translates as MQRLRVRYTKRGRLRFTSHRDISRAVERALRRADVPVAFSAGFSPHPKISYVGAAAPTGVASEAEYLEISVTRECDPEQVRAALDASLPAGLDVVDVVEAGAGSLADRLECSAWELRLPGADPAVAGTAVERFLAADHVEVERLTKKGMRRFDAREAVLSLTVFEGTETTAGQASSQPCVILRMVVRHATPAVRPDDVLAGMRLVADFAPPVPPEVTRLAQGPLDAHTGEPADPLDLDRDNTRGGEAEPASRHVDGDI